The following proteins come from a genomic window of Paenibacillus swuensis:
- a CDS encoding SDR family oxidoreductase, whose product MSKIIAITGASTGIGLATALKLADNGWTVYAGTRNVERDQVKYGDKANLRFIEMEVTDPGSLQRAFDQIESAHGYLDVLFCNAGFGFLRALGQADPADIERVFDTNVYGVMHSIRAGLPLLRKAASGHIIATTSVGGLVGQPFNEIYCASKFAVEGLIESLATYYKPAFNIDLTLLEPGAVATQFNSTVMGHVEQTGGILEDEYKPMLTKYIDTFRSRTTAPQTAEGVAEVVWELLHMEPKPLRIRTSEGAEQFVRFKVQNDPTGLEGVLNTRKLHLNL is encoded by the coding sequence ATGAGTAAAATCATTGCGATTACAGGAGCTTCAACGGGTATAGGATTAGCCACCGCTTTGAAATTGGCGGATAACGGGTGGACGGTCTACGCGGGAACCAGAAATGTTGAACGCGATCAAGTCAAATACGGGGATAAAGCTAATTTGCGTTTCATCGAAATGGAAGTGACCGATCCGGGTTCCTTGCAGCGCGCATTCGATCAGATTGAGTCTGCGCACGGGTACCTGGATGTTCTCTTCTGCAATGCCGGGTTTGGGTTCCTTCGCGCCTTGGGACAAGCGGATCCGGCCGATATTGAACGCGTGTTTGATACGAATGTGTATGGTGTCATGCATTCCATTCGTGCGGGTCTTCCCTTGCTTCGCAAAGCGGCGTCGGGTCATATTATCGCCACAACCAGCGTAGGCGGCTTGGTCGGACAACCGTTTAACGAAATTTATTGCGCCAGTAAATTCGCGGTTGAAGGCTTGATTGAAAGCTTGGCCACTTATTACAAACCTGCTTTCAATATTGATCTGACTCTGCTGGAACCCGGGGCCGTTGCAACCCAATTTAACAGCACCGTGATGGGACATGTGGAACAAACCGGCGGTATACTTGAAGATGAATATAAGCCGATGCTCACGAAGTATATAGATACGTTTCGAAGCAGGACCACGGCGCCGCAAACAGCCGAAGGCGTGGCAGAAGTCGTATGGGAATTGCTTCATATGGAACCGAAACCGCTGCGAATCCGCACTTCCGAAGGGGCGGAACAATTCGTTCGGTTTAAGGTACAGAATGATCCCACAGGTCTTGAAGGGGTGCTGAACACCAGGAAATTACATTTGAATCTGTAA
- a CDS encoding heavy metal translocating P-type ATPase, with protein sequence MKEYKVKGLTCANCAQGLQEQLNRLEYGESARLSYNSGKLTVDPKVSLDAVKKVLKSDGAFIDSAQGDPHHAHHHDHNHGHAHDHSHEGNDMMKRLLFVGAILFVAVIAIESQIPDVPAVILYLLSMALSGYKTFLKGMKNLLRLKFNIDTLMTIALVGAIGIGEWKEATLVALLFGLNELLEGLGMEKARKSMEALLQVAPKEATVISGGQEQVVPISSLRAGDIVLVRSGEKIPSDGTVIEGKSSVNEAAITGESLPVEKGLQEPVYGGSINNEGVLKIRMDKAYQDSSLAKILHLVEEAQETKTPTELFINRFARYYTPAIILISLLVLFIPPVFLGGAWEHWIYQALAVLIVGCPCALILSSPIAIVSGITRNARNGILIKGGVFLEQLGRMDTLAFDKTGTLTKGEPHVEQVRAYDEHLLYKIAYAAEKSSSHPLAKAVVSFVSSKGMVPLEAEEIQTVSGQGIKARIQGQMYTVGNEHSMRHLSIPDHILQDIQALKAEGFTLVLVADEASVLGIFAISDEIREESPSVIRALHESGIKRTVMLTGDHAQTAEKVAKAVGVTEYFSNLLPEDKVAKIKDLATRGKVAMIGDGINDAPALASADLGIAMGKGTDSAIETADIVLMQDHLGKLPEAISVARRVNAIIKFNITFALGLKLIALLLTIPGWLTLWIAILSDMGATIFVTLVSLTVLLSDKKPQTQ encoded by the coding sequence ATGAAGGAGTATAAAGTGAAAGGACTTACTTGCGCCAATTGCGCGCAAGGACTCCAGGAACAACTAAATCGGTTGGAGTACGGGGAATCGGCCAGGCTCAGCTACAACAGCGGTAAGCTGACGGTTGATCCGAAGGTTTCCTTAGATGCTGTAAAGAAAGTGCTTAAATCCGACGGTGCTTTTATTGACTCGGCTCAGGGTGATCCCCATCATGCTCATCACCATGACCACAACCATGGCCATGCCCATGACCACAGTCATGAGGGGAATGACATGATGAAGCGACTGTTGTTTGTTGGCGCGATCTTGTTCGTTGCTGTCATTGCGATTGAATCTCAAATTCCCGATGTTCCAGCCGTTATCTTGTATCTTCTCTCCATGGCCTTAAGCGGGTACAAGACATTCCTGAAGGGCATGAAAAACCTGCTTCGCTTGAAATTTAATATTGATACACTGATGACCATTGCCCTTGTGGGCGCCATCGGGATCGGCGAATGGAAAGAGGCTACCCTGGTAGCATTGCTTTTCGGGTTGAATGAACTTCTGGAAGGTCTTGGAATGGAGAAAGCTCGTAAATCCATGGAGGCTCTCCTGCAAGTAGCTCCAAAAGAGGCGACTGTCATCTCAGGAGGGCAAGAGCAGGTGGTGCCGATTTCTTCGTTACGTGCCGGCGATATCGTGTTGGTGCGTTCCGGGGAGAAAATCCCGTCAGACGGAACAGTTATCGAAGGGAAGAGCTCGGTGAATGAGGCGGCTATCACTGGCGAATCGCTTCCTGTCGAGAAGGGGTTGCAAGAGCCGGTATACGGAGGAAGCATTAACAACGAAGGCGTATTGAAAATCCGAATGGATAAAGCCTATCAGGATTCCTCACTGGCTAAGATTCTGCATCTGGTAGAAGAAGCGCAAGAAACGAAAACACCAACAGAGCTGTTTATCAATCGGTTTGCCCGATATTATACGCCGGCAATCATTCTGATCAGTTTACTCGTCCTGTTCATCCCACCTGTCTTCTTAGGCGGGGCTTGGGAACACTGGATCTATCAAGCTCTTGCGGTGCTCATTGTAGGATGTCCGTGCGCTCTGATTCTTTCCTCCCCGATCGCTATCGTTTCCGGGATTACAAGGAATGCGAGAAACGGTATTCTGATCAAAGGCGGCGTGTTTCTGGAACAGCTTGGGCGAATGGATACGTTAGCTTTTGACAAAACAGGAACGCTTACCAAAGGGGAACCGCATGTTGAACAAGTACGGGCTTATGATGAACATCTGCTTTACAAGATTGCTTATGCCGCTGAAAAGTCATCCTCTCACCCGCTCGCTAAGGCGGTCGTAAGTTTTGTAAGCAGCAAAGGGATGGTTCCTCTGGAAGCGGAGGAAATACAGACGGTATCCGGACAAGGCATAAAAGCTAGAATACAGGGCCAAATGTATACGGTTGGCAATGAACATAGTATGCGGCATCTATCCATACCAGATCACATCCTTCAAGATATCCAGGCACTTAAAGCTGAAGGATTCACATTAGTGTTGGTCGCCGATGAAGCGAGCGTGTTAGGGATCTTCGCTATTTCGGATGAAATCCGTGAAGAAAGCCCGTCCGTTATTCGCGCTCTGCATGAAAGCGGGATCAAGCGTACTGTTATGCTGACCGGAGATCATGCCCAAACAGCGGAAAAAGTGGCCAAAGCCGTAGGCGTTACAGAGTACTTCTCCAATCTGTTGCCCGAGGATAAAGTGGCCAAGATTAAGGATTTGGCAACCCGAGGGAAGGTTGCTATGATCGGAGACGGTATTAATGATGCCCCTGCTTTAGCGAGTGCCGACCTTGGCATCGCGATGGGAAAAGGGACGGACAGCGCCATCGAAACCGCGGATATTGTTCTGATGCAGGATCATTTGGGCAAGCTTCCGGAAGCGATCTCCGTTGCCCGAAGGGTAAATGCGATTATTAAGTTTAATATAACCTTCGCGCTTGGTTTGAAGTTGATTGCCTTGCTGCTCACCATTCCGGGATGGCTTACACTCTGGATCGCGATTCTGTCCGATATGGGCGCGACGATCTTCGTAACGCTGGTCAGTCTGACGGTGCTCCTATCCGACAAGAAGCCACAAACACAGTAA
- a CDS encoding ArsR/SmtB family transcription factor encodes MESNTDTSKQPCQPLDEETLFIVSQTFKALSDSTRIRILHLLAQREYSVNEIAEQLGLLQSTVSHQLRFLKNLRLVKFRRAGQTLFYSHDDKHVMDLLEQAIIHACHD; translated from the coding sequence ATGGAAAGCAATACCGATACTAGTAAACAACCTTGCCAACCGTTGGATGAAGAAACTTTATTTATCGTATCCCAGACTTTTAAAGCCTTATCGGATTCTACGCGAATTCGCATTCTTCACTTGCTGGCTCAGCGTGAATACTCTGTAAATGAGATTGCGGAACAACTTGGCTTGTTGCAGTCTACGGTTTCCCATCAACTTCGATTTCTGAAAAATTTACGTCTCGTGAAATTTCGAAGAGCGGGACAGACGCTGTTTTATTCCCATGATGATAAACACGTCATGGATTTGCTGGAGCAAGCCATAATTCATGCATGTCATGATTGA
- the asnB gene encoding asparagine synthase (glutamine-hydrolyzing): MCGIAGIVYFNPDRKPSYNMLQKMTNTMTHRGPDQNGIQIHEQVGLAFNRLSILDLEQGAQPMPNEDSSIWLVFNGEIYNYQSLRMQLEDKGHIFRTHTDSEVILHLYEEYKEKCLEHLQGMFSFAIWNIETQELFAARDHFGVKPFYYYQDKDQFIFASEIKSILTVDDVIPMVNANSLMHYLTFQYVPHPETMFEGIRKLEPGYYIHINKSGKVTKQPYWAPAFEPENRPIETFIEELRHSLKKSVKDHMHSEVPLGCFLSGGIDSSSIASYVSMDRSLKTFSVGFAGEHNETVYAAETAAAIGSEHYEELISPEVFFADTLEAVWHMDEPIADPAAIPTFRLSKLAREQVTVVLSGEGADELFGGYGIYREPSSLRPISWVPDGLKSGLERLLRQTPGSFYGKNYLLRGLTPLEGRFVGNAKIFSEDEKKHLVLNQQDWLKPWVVSQELTRPIYEKFAHLDEVSQMQTIDLNFWLPNDILMVSDKMSMAHSLELRVPFLDKNVFEIARKIPHNYRLAQGTTKYVLRKAMEGIVPDHVLSRPKLGFPVPLRKWLHTEWGDQMLEQIKGSGSDEWFRMEEVKAMLNKHRNGQGDYSRKLWTIYIFSLWHATYIKPTQIA, translated from the coding sequence ATGTGCGGCATTGCAGGAATTGTATATTTTAACCCCGACCGGAAACCCAGTTATAATATGTTGCAAAAAATGACAAACACCATGACTCACCGGGGACCGGATCAGAACGGAATTCAAATTCATGAACAAGTGGGATTAGCTTTCAACCGTTTATCCATCCTTGATCTCGAACAAGGCGCGCAGCCTATGCCGAACGAAGACAGCAGTATATGGTTGGTGTTCAACGGCGAAATTTATAACTATCAATCCCTTAGAATGCAGTTGGAAGACAAAGGTCATATTTTTCGCACCCATACGGATTCCGAAGTTATTTTGCACCTTTATGAAGAATATAAAGAGAAATGCTTGGAGCACTTACAGGGCATGTTTTCTTTTGCGATATGGAATATAGAAACACAGGAGCTGTTTGCGGCCCGGGATCACTTTGGCGTTAAGCCTTTCTATTATTATCAGGATAAGGACCAGTTTATTTTTGCTTCGGAAATCAAAAGTATTCTTACGGTCGACGACGTAATTCCGATGGTGAACGCGAATAGTCTTATGCATTATTTGACTTTTCAGTATGTTCCTCACCCGGAAACGATGTTTGAAGGCATCCGAAAACTGGAACCGGGTTATTATATTCACATTAACAAGTCAGGAAAAGTCACGAAACAACCTTACTGGGCTCCTGCTTTTGAACCTGAAAACCGCCCCATTGAAACGTTTATTGAAGAATTGCGCCACAGCCTGAAGAAATCTGTCAAAGATCATATGCATAGTGAAGTTCCGCTTGGATGCTTCTTGTCGGGAGGCATAGATTCTTCGTCCATAGCTTCCTATGTTTCGATGGATCGTTCCCTAAAAACGTTTTCCGTTGGATTCGCGGGTGAGCACAACGAGACGGTGTATGCGGCCGAGACGGCAGCGGCTATCGGTTCAGAGCATTATGAGGAGCTTATATCACCGGAAGTTTTCTTTGCGGATACGCTGGAAGCGGTCTGGCATATGGATGAACCTATTGCGGATCCGGCGGCAATCCCAACTTTTCGTTTGTCCAAACTGGCAAGAGAGCAAGTTACGGTCGTATTATCGGGGGAAGGGGCGGATGAACTATTCGGTGGTTATGGCATCTATCGAGAGCCCTCCTCGTTAAGGCCGATTTCCTGGGTTCCCGACGGACTGAAGTCTGGACTTGAGAGGCTGCTGCGTCAAACACCCGGATCCTTCTATGGGAAAAACTATTTGCTTCGGGGGCTTACACCTTTGGAGGGCAGGTTTGTGGGCAACGCGAAAATTTTCTCGGAAGATGAGAAGAAGCACCTGGTCCTGAATCAGCAGGATTGGCTTAAACCCTGGGTAGTCTCACAAGAGCTGACACGTCCGATTTATGAAAAGTTTGCTCACTTGGATGAAGTAAGCCAAATGCAAACGATTGATTTAAACTTCTGGCTCCCGAACGACATCTTAATGGTTTCTGACAAAATGAGCATGGCCCACTCCCTGGAACTGCGTGTCCCGTTCCTGGATAAGAACGTATTTGAGATTGCGCGAAAGATCCCGCATAACTATCGGCTTGCGCAAGGTACAACCAAATATGTGTTGCGCAAAGCTATGGAAGGGATTGTGCCCGATCATGTATTGAGCAGACCAAAGCTCGGGTTTCCGGTTCCTTTACGGAAATGGCTGCATACAGAATGGGGCGATCAGATGTTAGAACAGATTAAGGGGAGCGGTTCGGACGAATGGTTCCGGATGGAAGAAGTCAAAGCCATGTTGAACAAACATCGCAACGGTCAAGGCGACTACTCCCGTAAATTATGGACCATATATATCTTTTCCCTTTGGCACGCAACTTACATTAAGCCTACCCAAATCGCATGA
- a CDS encoding DUF455 family protein, whose amino-acid sequence MLQKFEIEKFESGEVQSQLRQYWVTVSDQIQLVNRLLFIEWVSSRVIAGWVPAAAEFEWKTQLTYYMWQNMTIAEKLRKRKEELAGNAKIVIPSQKLEELLQNVARADSFHAFMGGWFLEVQRDLVASYEHYLYVCDPIFDAPTIELLEEIIPKKRKQLEWAHKVIHNAVAVPETLSSVERWRSYTKKYLLYIGGLLEKEESLCTQPVAPAEPYGPAPEKRSMPDWLDTNVKLDEFPEEFAGTLKTFMWHYATEIQVIDPMCYVFYGMDDMPFEFFVDFSRHIWDEVRHHLMGVRRLEQMGYDPKKLPLPYDEKPVTELEQYYLHLTMLGETCSFSRKKKSMEAFYEKGDIISGMTAEIDIVDERSHVKFGKKWLEPMFSQRLGDHRTLEELIRGMIEGVMQELPEAERKSISHFAFCGRIEFKNLSYDRL is encoded by the coding sequence ATGTTACAGAAATTCGAGATCGAGAAATTTGAATCCGGTGAGGTGCAGAGCCAGCTGCGTCAATACTGGGTGACCGTGTCCGACCAAATTCAGCTGGTAAACAGATTACTATTTATAGAATGGGTCTCTTCGCGGGTGATCGCGGGATGGGTGCCGGCTGCGGCCGAATTCGAATGGAAGACGCAACTGACTTATTATATGTGGCAAAATATGACCATCGCTGAAAAGCTCCGCAAGCGGAAGGAAGAGCTTGCCGGCAATGCGAAGATTGTGATCCCATCGCAGAAGCTCGAAGAGCTGCTGCAGAACGTGGCTAGGGCCGACTCCTTTCATGCGTTCATGGGCGGCTGGTTCCTAGAGGTGCAACGCGATTTAGTCGCATCTTACGAGCATTACCTGTATGTCTGCGATCCGATCTTTGATGCGCCTACGATTGAGTTGCTGGAAGAGATTATTCCGAAGAAACGGAAACAACTGGAATGGGCCCACAAGGTCATTCACAATGCGGTCGCAGTACCGGAAACGCTGAGCTCGGTCGAACGTTGGCGAAGCTATACGAAGAAATACTTGCTATACATCGGCGGCTTGCTGGAGAAGGAAGAATCCTTGTGCACGCAGCCGGTTGCGCCAGCCGAACCTTACGGACCCGCGCCGGAAAAGCGTTCAATGCCCGATTGGCTCGACACCAACGTCAAACTCGATGAATTCCCGGAGGAATTCGCCGGTACTCTGAAGACGTTCATGTGGCATTACGCGACGGAAATTCAGGTTATTGATCCCATGTGCTACGTCTTCTACGGGATGGACGATATGCCGTTTGAATTCTTCGTTGATTTCAGCCGGCATATCTGGGATGAAGTCCGTCATCATCTCATGGGCGTTCGCCGCCTGGAGCAGATGGGTTATGATCCGAAGAAGCTTCCGCTGCCATACGATGAGAAGCCGGTAACCGAGCTGGAGCAATATTATCTTCACCTGACAATGCTTGGCGAAACCTGCTCCTTCTCCCGGAAGAAGAAATCCATGGAGGCTTTCTACGAGAAAGGCGACATCATTTCAGGCATGACAGCGGAAATTGATATTGTGGACGAACGGTCCCACGTAAAATTCGGCAAGAAATGGCTTGAGCCGATGTTCAGCCAGCGGCTGGGAGATCATCGAACGCTGGAGGAGCTTATTCGCGGGATGATTGAGGGTGTCATGCAGGAATTGCCCGAAGCGGAACGCAAGAGCATTTCCCACTTCGCCTTCTGCGGGCGGATTGAATTCAAGAATTTAAGCTACGACCGATTATAA
- a CDS encoding AraC family transcriptional regulator, with protein sequence MNTIRERQASGMVMYRSSDYLQSPEFPFHMDKYEIRAGQFVEEHSHEFIEFVFIAGGRGIHRYQQEEYTVAKGDVFVIGPGVAHGYRVDAGDTLEVYNLLLEPPLLSGELEALFKVTPFVNFFYVEPFLRKTVEFQSRLTLDAAQIIELQYLIGKIKQEYLNQDAGYQVLTKTMLIELFIFLSRIYDRNKKNPLAALTDEGRLFQQVCEFIRMHHMKPLTLTQASQMCGYSPSAFSAKFKQHTGKTFVEYRNEIRLNVAGELLKGTELKILDIALKVGIDDLSYFNRMFRGLFGVTPGVYRRDAGN encoded by the coding sequence ATGAACACGATTCGTGAAAGGCAGGCCAGCGGGATGGTTATGTACCGGAGCAGCGATTATTTACAGAGTCCCGAGTTCCCTTTTCATATGGATAAGTATGAGATTCGGGCAGGACAGTTTGTTGAAGAACACAGCCATGAATTCATAGAATTCGTGTTTATCGCGGGGGGACGGGGCATTCATCGCTATCAGCAAGAAGAGTATACGGTCGCCAAGGGCGATGTCTTCGTGATTGGACCGGGGGTTGCGCACGGATATCGTGTGGATGCGGGCGATACGCTTGAAGTATACAATCTGTTGTTGGAACCACCGTTGTTGTCCGGTGAATTGGAAGCGCTCTTTAAAGTAACGCCTTTCGTTAACTTTTTCTATGTGGAACCTTTTTTACGCAAGACCGTCGAATTTCAATCCAGGCTTACTCTGGATGCCGCCCAAATTATTGAGCTTCAATATCTCATCGGCAAAATCAAGCAAGAATACCTCAACCAAGATGCCGGCTATCAAGTTTTAACGAAGACGATGCTGATTGAGCTGTTCATCTTCCTCAGCCGCATCTATGATCGGAATAAAAAAAATCCGCTGGCCGCGCTCACCGATGAAGGCAGGCTGTTCCAGCAGGTTTGTGAATTTATCCGGATGCATCATATGAAGCCGCTCACTCTGACCCAAGCTAGCCAGATGTGCGGATACAGTCCCTCCGCCTTCTCGGCCAAGTTCAAGCAGCATACCGGCAAGACGTTCGTGGAATACCGGAATGAAATTAGGTTGAACGTTGCCGGTGAATTGCTCAAAGGCACGGAGTTGAAGATTCTGGATATCGCGTTGAAAGTAGGTATTGATGACCTGAGCTACTTCAACCGGATGTTCAGGGGATTGTTCGGCGTAACGCCCGGAGTTTATCGTCGGGATGCCGGAAATTGA